The following DNA comes from Streptococcus canis.
CCAATTTGACTTGGTCTTTTTAGACCCTCCTTATGCCAAGGAAACCATCGTGGCTACGATTGAAGCTTTAGTGGCCAATAACTTACTAAGTGAAGAGGTTATGGTTGTTTGTGAAACGGACAAAAGTGTTGTTTTACCCGAAGAAATTGGAAACCTTGGGATTTGGAAAGAAAAAACTTATGGAATTAGTAAGGTAACCGTGTATGTCAACTAAAATAGGACTTTATACAGGATCCTTTGACCCTGTCACAAACGGGCATTTGGATATTATTAAGCGAGCTAGCCACTTATGTGACCAGCTCTATGTTGGGATTTTTTATAATCCCACAAAAGAAGGCTTTTTTAAACCTGAAATTCGTCAGCTTATGCTGACTCAAGCCTTAGAAACTTTTTCTGATGTGACGGTGGTGATGGCAGAAAATCGCCTAGCTGTTGATGTGGCCAAAGAATTGCAGGTAACTCACTTGATTAGAGGGTTACGAAATGCAGCTGACTTTGATTACGAAGCCAATTTGGAGTATTTTAATCATATGTTAGCCCCAACTCTTGAGACCGTTTATTTTATTTCAAAAAATGAATGGCAGCCGCTTAGTTCTAGTCGAGTAAGAGAATTGATCCATTTCCAGTCTTCCTTAGAAGGCTTGGTTCCTCAATCAGTTATCGCTCAAGTGGAGAAAATGAATGAAAATAATTAAAAAAATCAAATGGTGGCTGGTTAGCCTTTTTGCTCTAGTAGCTTTGCTGATTACCCTCTTTTTCCCTCTACCTTATTACGTTGAAATGCCTGGCGGCGCTTATGATATTCGCTCTGTTTTACAAGTTAATGGAAAAGAAGATAAAGGGAAGGGATCTTATCAATTTGTAGCCGTTAGCCTTAGCCGCGCCAGTTTGGCACAGTTATTGTATGCTTGGTTAACCCCTTTTACCGAAATCAGTTCCGTTGAAGACACTACGGGTGGTTACAGTGATGCTGATTATATCCGCATTAACCAATTCTACATGGAAACCTCGCAAAATGCAGCGATCTATCAGGCATTAACCTTGGCGAACAAACCCGTTACGTTGGATTACAAAGGGGTTTACGTATTAGATGTTAGCAAAGACTCAACCTTCAAAGGTGCCTTGAATTTAGCAGATACTGTCACTGGTGTGAATGACAAGCAATTTAAGAGTTCGACAGAGCTTGTGGACTATGTTTCTCATTTAAAACTTGGGGATAAAGTAACTGTTCAGTTTATGAGTGATAGTCAGCCCAAGTCTGAGACAGGCCGTATTATTAAACTTAAAAACGGTAAAAATGGTATTGGGATTGCTCTTACAGACCATACTAAAGTTAGGTCAGAGGATAAGATCGCGTTTAGCACGCAAGGTGTTGGTGGTCCCAGTGCTGGTTTGATGTTTACCCTTGATATTTATGACCAAATTGTCAAGGAGGATCTTCGTAAAGGTCGTATCATCGCAGGTACAGGAACGATTGGCAAACATGGCGAAGTGGGAGATATTGGTGGCGCAGGCCTTAAAGTTGTGGCTGCCGCAGATGCTGGTGCTGAAATATTCTTTGTTCCTAACAATCCTGTGGACAAGGCCTTAAAAAAAACGCATCCCAAAGCCATCAGCAACTATGAAGAAGCTAAGCGAGCAGCTAAGCAATTAAAAACTAAAATGAAGATTGTGCCTGTGACCAATGTTCAGGAAGCTTTGGCTTATCTTCGGAAATGACAGTGTGATGAGAATCCGTAAAAGGAAACAGTAAAAATAAGTGAACCAGTTAGAGGAGTGCTAAACGAATCTTTCGGGTTCTTTTTTATGCTTGGAAGTTATAGGACATGAGGCAGGGGAGGACTAATCAAAGCATTTCTCATAAAAACCCATTTTCTTTATTAGGCACCTCGTCAAAAGGCTGATAGTTAGGGGTTAATTCTTTTTATTAAACTAATAGAAAATAGTTGACAAGGAAAAAGAAAACGATTACAATAACTAGTGTGAGAACGGTTCCACAAAAGAGGATTAAGGAGGAAAGGCTGTGGCAACAATCAAACAAGTCGCTCAAGAAGCAGGGCTATCTAAGTCAACAGTTTCCAGATATATTTCTCAAAAGGGCTATGTTTCAGATGAGGCGAGGGATAAAATTAAGGCAGCCATAGCTAAGTTACATTATAGCCCAAACGTTTTGGCTCAGTCATTGAAAACCAAAAAAAACCAATTGGTTGGCCTACTCCTGCCAGACATCTCTAACCCCTTCTTTCCTCGTTTGGCAAGGGGGGCAGAAGAGTATTTAAAGGAAAAAGGCTACCGTGTCATGCTAGGAAATATTTCGGACAGCGAAGCCCTCGAAGAAGAATATGTCCATGTCCTTCTTCAAAGCAATGCGGCCGGTATTATTACGACCCATGACTTTACCAAGCGTTATCCCGACTTGCCCATTCCAGTTGTTGTCGTTGACCGTGTTGATCAAGAAACCCAGTACGGTGTCTTTTCAGATAATAGGGCAGGTGGCTTATTGGCGGCTCAGACTGTCTGGCGGGCAGGGGCAAAAGAAGTTCTGCTAATTAGAGGTCCGCTGGACAATGCTGAAAATATTAATGAGCGGTTTGAAGCTAGTCTTTCTTATCTTCAGAACAAAGAAGTGACCCTACGCATCTGTGACAGTCACAGTTTTGACTTTGAAAGCATTCAGTTGGAGGCTAACGGTAATCTCAATCGTTATCCAACGATTGATAGTATTATTGCACCATCAGATATTCATGCCATTGCTTATATTCATGACCTGCATTCGCGTGGAAAAAGAATTCCTCAGGATGTTCAGGTGATGGGCTATGATGACATCTTGATGAGTCAATTTATTTACCCTTCCCTATCAACCATCCATCAATCTTCTTATTTGATGGGACATTATGCAGCTGAGTTAGTGTATCATATTGCTAATCAATTGCCAGTGGAAGCCAATCGCATAAAATTACCTGTTCACTATGTGGAACGTGAGACGATAAGGAGAAAAGATGAGTAATATTGTTATTGTTGGTAGTATCTCCATGGATCTTGTCATGAAGACCCATCGTATCGCCCAAGAAGGAGAGACGGTTTTTGGAGATAGTTTTGCCATGGTTCCTGGTGGAAAAGGAGCCAACCAAGCAGTTGCTGTGGGACGATTAGCGTCAGAGCAAGATAAAATTACCATGTTAGGAGCTGTTGGTGAGGATTCCTTTGGCTCTCTCTTGTTAACCAATTTAACAGAAAATGGGGTTAACACAAGCTTTGTGGAAACGGTACCATCTTCATCTGGTATTGCTCAAATCACCATTTTTAATCACGACAATCGCATCATCTACTGTCCTGGTGCGAACGGTCAAGTGGATACTACTCTTTGGGAAAAAGAGTGGGCGGTATTGGAAGCTGCTGATTTGGTGATTCTTCAAAATGAAATTCCTCATCAGGCTAATGTAGCCATAGCTCAATTTTGTCATGATAAAGACATCAAGGTGCTCTATAATCCAGCCCCTGCCAGAGAAACAGATAAAGAAATGCTAGATTTGGTAACCTATCTCACACCCAACCAGCATGAAGTTCAAGAACTCTTCCCAGATAAAGAGTTGGATACTATTGTTGAGGCCTATCCAAACCGTCTCATTGTCACTTTGGGAACAAAAGGGTCAACTTATTTTGATGGGCAAGTGATTCAGTTAATTCCAGCTATTAGAACTGAAGCGGTTGACACAACAGGAGCAGGAGATACTTTTAATGGGGCCTTTGGATTTGCTATCACAAAAGGTTTAGAAATGCGTGAGGCTTTACAATTTGCGACCCTGGCATCACATTTATCTGTTCAACAATTTGGCGCTCAAGGTGGCATGCCAAGCTTATCAGAAATGAAGGAGCATAAAGCTTATGAAAAAACATGGGATTTTAAATAGCAATCTGGCTAAATTAGCAGATGATTTAGGGCATACCGACCGTGTCTGTGTTGGAGATTTAGGTCTTCCTGTTCCAGATGGGGTAGCTAAAATTGACTTAGCGCTTAAACCTGGTCAGCCTAATTTCCAAGAAGTTTTAGAGGTGTATCTGGAGCATATCTTGGTTGAAAAAATCATCTTGGCTGAGGAAATAAAAAGCCAAAACCCTGACCAACTCGAACAGTTGTTGGCAAAACTAGATGCTTCTGTCACCGTTGAATATGTCAGTCATGACGACTTAAAACAGCTAACAAAATCAGTGAAGGCTGTGGTTAGAACAGGTGAAAACACGCCGTATTCCAATGCCGTCTTACAGTCAGGGGTGATTATTTAGAAAGGAACCAATAGCATGAAAATTGACATGAGAGGGATTTCCAAAACTTTTGGGACTAACAAAGTGTTAGAAAAAATTGACTTGGTTCTAACATCTGGAGAAGTCCATGCCCTAATGGGAGAGAATGGTGCAGGTAAGTCTACCTTGATGAACATTTTGACGGGTCTTTTTCCTGCAAGTTCTGGAAGCATTTTGATTGATGGTAAGGAAATGACCTTTGCTAATCCTCAAGAAGCAGAAGCCTTCGGTATTAGTTTTATTCATCAGGAAATGAATACCTGGCCAGATATGACTGTCTTAGAAAACTTGTTTTTGGGGCGGGAATTAAAAAAAGCTTTTGGCTTGTTAGATGACAAGGCCATGCGTGACAAAGCAAAGGCTGCCTTTAAACGTTTGGGAGTGTCTATTCCTCTGGACAAACGCATTGGAGACTTATCAGTTGGCCAACAACAAATGATTGAAATTGCTAAAAGCCTATTGTCAGAAGTCTCCTTACTGATTATGGATGAGCCAACAGCTGCTTTAACAGATCGTGAAACAGAGAATCTTTTTAAAATTATTCGGAGCTTAAAAGCAGAAGGTGTTGGTATTGTTTATATTTCGCACCGCATGGAAGAGATTTTTAAAATCACGGATGTGGTAACGGTTATGCGAGATGGCATTGTGGTTGACACGAAAGCTACTCAAACAACCAACCCAGAAGAACTGGTCAAAAAAATGGTCGGGCGTGACATTGAGGATTATTATCCAGAAAAGACGGCTACCCTTGGGGCGGTCGCTCTTGAGGTTAAGAATTTGTCCAGTCAGGCATTTGAAGGGGTTTCTTTCCAAGTTAGGCAGGGAGAGATACTTGGTTTTTCTGGCTTAATGGGATCTGGTCGCACAGAAATCATGCGAGCCATTTTTGGTTTAGATTCTAAACAGTCAGGACAAGTGATGATTGATGGTACCCCAGTAACCATTCACAGCCCAGCCCAAGCCATTAAACAGGGAATCGGATTTTTAACTGAAGACCGAAAAGAAGAAGGCTTGATTCTTGATTTCAGCATCAAAGACAATATGACCTTACCAAGCACCAAGGATTTCAGTAAGAATGGTTTCTTCGATGACAAAACAAGTACAACCTTTGTTGACCAATTGATTAATCGCTTGCGCATTAAATCTGGGACACCAAGTTTACCGGTGGGAAATCTTTCTGGTGGTAACCAACAAAAGGTTGTTCTGGCAAAATGGATTGGCATTGCGCCAAAAGTTCTGATTTTAGATGAGCCTACTAGAGGAGTGGATGTTGGTGCCAAACGTGAGATCTATCAATTAATGAATGAATTGGCAGAAAGAGGTGTGCCTATCATTATGGTTTCTTCAGACTTACCTGAAGTATTAGGTGTCAGTGATCGCATTATAGTCATGCATGAAGGCAAAATTGCTGGCCAGCTAAGCCGTGAAGAAGCTACTCAAGAAAAAGTCATGCAATTGGCAACAGGAGGAAATTAAGGTGAAACAGGTAATGAAATACATGTCAGAGTTAACCACTCTGGTCGCACTCGTTGGGTTAATGATTGTCATCACGCTGATTAATCCTAACTTTTTAACCACAAACAATTTATTGAACTTGCTTTTGCAAGTTACTGCTAATGGCTTTATTGCTTTTGGGATGACCTTTGTCATTTTAACTGGTGGTATTGATTTATCAGTTGGATCGATTTTGGCTCTTTCCAGTGCGCTTTCGGCAGGGTTTATAGCCTCTGGTGTTCCCGTGCCATTAGCCATCTTACTGGCAATCCTTATGGGGGGGCTGTTTGGCATGCTAAATGGTTTCTTTATTTCCCATGGGAAACTAGCTCCTTTTATCGTGACCTTGGCGACCATGACCATTTTCCGTGGGGCAACGCTTGTTTACACCAATGGGAATCCGATTACCAAGGGACTGTCTGATTCCTTCTTTTTCCAATTTTTAGGACAAGGTTACATTGTTGGCATTCCTTTCCCTGTTATTCTCATGTTTATCGTCTTTCTTATTTTGTATGTGCTTTTGCACAAAACAGCCTTTGGGAAATCCGTTTACGCGCTAGGAGGCAATGAAAAAGCAGCCTATATCTCAGGTGTTAAACTCAATAAAGTCAAACTTATTATTTATACCATTTCAGGAATGATGGCTGCTATTTCTGGGCTAATCATTACCTCTCGTTTGAGCTCTGCTCAGCCAACGGCTGGTAGCAGTTATGAAATGGATGCTATTGCAGCAGTTGTTCTTGGAGGAACTTCTTTATCAGGAGGTAAAGGGCGTATCCTAGGAACATTGATTGGTGCCTTGATTATTGGGGTCCTTAATAACGGGTTAAACATTATTGGTGTATCAGCCTTTTGGCAACAAGTGGTAAAAGGGATTGTTATTTTGATTGCTGTGTTACTGGACCGCTTGAAAGTGGCAAAATAAAGAAGGATTGTTATTGCTAGCATGCTTTGACATGCTCCGTCTTATATTAATCATTTTTCTTAAAAAGGAGACATCATGAAATTTACAAAAAAACTTGGCTTTTTTGCCCTACTTATGTCAGTACTTCTTATTTTAGGAGCTTGTGGAAAAACTGGCTTGGGGAATTCTTCAGGAACAAATAAAGAAGTCACTAAAAAGTCAGCCAAAGACTTGAAACTAGGTGTGTCTATCTCAACCACCAATAATCCTTATTTTGTCGCTATGAAAGATGGTTTGGACAAATATGCTGACAAAAAGGACGTCAACTTAAAAGTAGCTGATGCTCAAGATGATGCTGCACGCCAAGCAGACGATGTGCAAAACTTTATCAGCCAAAATGTAGATGCCATTTTGATTAATCCAGTGGATTCAGATGCCATTGTGCCAGCTATTAAAGCTGCTAACAATGCCAATATTCCCGTTATTCTCATTGACCGTGGTAGCAACGGTGGTGATGTTCTCACAACAGTTGCTTCTGATAATGTTGAAGCAGGTAAGATGGCTGCTGACTATATTGTGAAAGAGCTTGGTGAAAAAGCAAAAGCCTTTGAATTGTCAGGCGTTCCAGGAGCTTCAGCAACTGTCGATCGTGGGAATGGTTTTAACAAAGTAGCCAAAGAAAAATTAGACGTTTTATCAAGTCAGTCAGCTAATTTTGATCGAGCTAAGGCTTTGAACACTGCCCAAAACATGATTCAAGGAAACAAAGACGTTCAAGTTATTTTTGCTCAAAATGATGAAATGGCACTAGGAGCTGCTCAAGCTGTTAAATCAGCAGGCCTTCAAAATGTTTTAATCATTGGTATTGATGGTCAGCCAGATGCCCACCAAGCTATTGAAAAAGGAGACATTACTGCAACAATTGCCCAACAACCAGCTAAGATGGGAGAAATTGCTATCCAAGCAGCTATTGATCACTACAATGGTAAAAAAGTGGATAAAGAAACCGTATCACCAATTTACCTTGTGACCAAAGAAAATGTTGACAAGTACAATTGGTAAGTCATTTTCACGTTGCCCTTAAGCTTAGGTTTAAGGGCTTTTTTGGAGCAATGATTAGCCTAAAAACCAAAGATGATATAGTGGCGGTACATAGAAATCCTAAGGTCTACAGTTTAAGAATGAAGAAGTAAAGGAGAGACCAGATGACCTATTTAGCCATTGTAACGCTACTGACTAGCAAGGTGGTGGCTTTTTCCTCTACTTACAAAAATTAAAAAATTGTGTATAATAAAAGAGTTACGGGTAATATCGCTGATTTCCTGTAAGCTTGCTTAAATAGGGTTGATGACTGGCATCATTAACTCTGGTGACAGTAGGAAGCAGCAGTTCCCACTAAGAGAGTGATTCATAACACACATAAATGGATTCTTAAGAAAGGAGTCGCATGAAAAAAGACATTTCACCAGAAATGTATAACTACAATAAATTTCCTGGGCCAACATTTAGTCACTTTGACCAACAGGTTAAGGCAGAAGGGATTGACCTAGTACTACTTGAGAATGTTAAAAATGCCTTTGACACCACTAGTTTTGGTCAACGTTATACAGAGATTTTACTAAAGTACGATTACATTGTTGGAGATTGGGGCAATGAACAACTCCGTCTCAAGGGGTTTTACAAGGACAGCAACGATGTCAAGAAAACAAACCGCATTTCACGCTTAGAAGATTATATAAAAGAATTTTGCAATTTTGGCTGTGCCTATTTTGTTTTGGAAAATCCTAATCCCAAAGAAATCACCTTCGAAGTAGAGCGTCAGCCAAGGCGGAAGAAATCGTCTAAACCAAAATCAAATCGTCGCAAGCCAAACTCACCAAGCCAACAGACAGCCGCCTCAAAAGGTAAATCAAAGCGGCCACCAAAAGAAAAGCAGTCCGAAAGCCAAGCCTTTACTAGTAAGAAACGTCGGGAAATCAGCAAGGAGAAAAGCAAACCTAAACGCAGTCAGGCTAATCAGCTTAATGCTAAATCCGATCACTTTATCATCAGAAAGAAGGATCATTAATCCATGAAACCATCCATTTACAGCTTGACCCGTGACCAATTAATCGCCTGGGCGATTGAACACGGTCAAAAGAAATTTAGAGCTACTCAAATTTGGGACTGGCTTTATAAAAAACGTGTCCACTCGTTTGAGGAAATGACCAATATTTCCAAAGATTTTATTGCTATCTTAACAG
Coding sequences within:
- the rbsD gene encoding D-ribose pyranase, which translates into the protein MKKHGILNSNLAKLADDLGHTDRVCVGDLGLPVPDGVAKIDLALKPGQPNFQEVLEVYLEHILVEKIILAEEIKSQNPDQLEQLLAKLDASVTVEYVSHDDLKQLTKSVKAVVRTGENTPYSNAVLQSGVII
- a CDS encoding substrate-binding domain-containing protein, with amino-acid sequence MKFTKKLGFFALLMSVLLILGACGKTGLGNSSGTNKEVTKKSAKDLKLGVSISTTNNPYFVAMKDGLDKYADKKDVNLKVADAQDDAARQADDVQNFISQNVDAILINPVDSDAIVPAIKAANNANIPVILIDRGSNGGDVLTTVASDNVEAGKMAADYIVKELGEKAKAFELSGVPGASATVDRGNGFNKVAKEKLDVLSSQSANFDRAKALNTAQNMIQGNKDVQVIFAQNDEMALGAAQAVKSAGLQNVLIIGIDGQPDAHQAIEKGDITATIAQQPAKMGEIAIQAAIDHYNGKKVDKETVSPIYLVTKENVDKYNW
- a CDS encoding SepM family pheromone-processing serine protease, with amino-acid sequence MKIIKKIKWWLVSLFALVALLITLFFPLPYYVEMPGGAYDIRSVLQVNGKEDKGKGSYQFVAVSLSRASLAQLLYAWLTPFTEISSVEDTTGGYSDADYIRINQFYMETSQNAAIYQALTLANKPVTLDYKGVYVLDVSKDSTFKGALNLADTVTGVNDKQFKSSTELVDYVSHLKLGDKVTVQFMSDSQPKSETGRIIKLKNGKNGIGIALTDHTKVRSEDKIAFSTQGVGGPSAGLMFTLDIYDQIVKEDLRKGRIIAGTGTIGKHGEVGDIGGAGLKVVAAADAGAEIFFVPNNPVDKALKKTHPKAISNYEEAKRAAKQLKTKMKIVPVTNVQEALAYLRK
- a CDS encoding YutD family protein; translated protein: MKKDISPEMYNYNKFPGPTFSHFDQQVKAEGIDLVLLENVKNAFDTTSFGQRYTEILLKYDYIVGDWGNEQLRLKGFYKDSNDVKKTNRISRLEDYIKEFCNFGCAYFVLENPNPKEITFEVERQPRRKKSSKPKSNRRKPNSPSQQTAASKGKSKRPPKEKQSESQAFTSKKRREISKEKSKPKRSQANQLNAKSDHFIIRKKDH
- a CDS encoding ABC transporter permease subunit, translating into MKQVMKYMSELTTLVALVGLMIVITLINPNFLTTNNLLNLLLQVTANGFIAFGMTFVILTGGIDLSVGSILALSSALSAGFIASGVPVPLAILLAILMGGLFGMLNGFFISHGKLAPFIVTLATMTIFRGATLVYTNGNPITKGLSDSFFFQFLGQGYIVGIPFPVILMFIVFLILYVLLHKTAFGKSVYALGGNEKAAYISGVKLNKVKLIIYTISGMMAAISGLIITSRLSSAQPTAGSSYEMDAIAAVVLGGTSLSGGKGRILGTLIGALIIGVLNNGLNIIGVSAFWQQVVKGIVILIAVLLDRLKVAK
- the rbsK gene encoding ribokinase, translated to MSNIVIVGSISMDLVMKTHRIAQEGETVFGDSFAMVPGGKGANQAVAVGRLASEQDKITMLGAVGEDSFGSLLLTNLTENGVNTSFVETVPSSSGIAQITIFNHDNRIIYCPGANGQVDTTLWEKEWAVLEAADLVILQNEIPHQANVAIAQFCHDKDIKVLYNPAPARETDKEMLDLVTYLTPNQHEVQELFPDKELDTIVEAYPNRLIVTLGTKGSTYFDGQVIQLIPAIRTEAVDTTGAGDTFNGAFGFAITKGLEMREALQFATLASHLSVQQFGAQGGMPSLSEMKEHKAYEKTWDFK
- a CDS encoding LacI family DNA-binding transcriptional regulator, whose amino-acid sequence is MATIKQVAQEAGLSKSTVSRYISQKGYVSDEARDKIKAAIAKLHYSPNVLAQSLKTKKNQLVGLLLPDISNPFFPRLARGAEEYLKEKGYRVMLGNISDSEALEEEYVHVLLQSNAAGIITTHDFTKRYPDLPIPVVVVDRVDQETQYGVFSDNRAGGLLAAQTVWRAGAKEVLLIRGPLDNAENINERFEASLSYLQNKEVTLRICDSHSFDFESIQLEANGNLNRYPTIDSIIAPSDIHAIAYIHDLHSRGKRIPQDVQVMGYDDILMSQFIYPSLSTIHQSSYLMGHYAAELVYHIANQLPVEANRIKLPVHYVERETIRRKDE
- a CDS encoding sugar ABC transporter ATP-binding protein, with amino-acid sequence MKIDMRGISKTFGTNKVLEKIDLVLTSGEVHALMGENGAGKSTLMNILTGLFPASSGSILIDGKEMTFANPQEAEAFGISFIHQEMNTWPDMTVLENLFLGRELKKAFGLLDDKAMRDKAKAAFKRLGVSIPLDKRIGDLSVGQQQMIEIAKSLLSEVSLLIMDEPTAALTDRETENLFKIIRSLKAEGVGIVYISHRMEEIFKITDVVTVMRDGIVVDTKATQTTNPEELVKKMVGRDIEDYYPEKTATLGAVALEVKNLSSQAFEGVSFQVRQGEILGFSGLMGSGRTEIMRAIFGLDSKQSGQVMIDGTPVTIHSPAQAIKQGIGFLTEDRKEEGLILDFSIKDNMTLPSTKDFSKNGFFDDKTSTTFVDQLINRLRIKSGTPSLPVGNLSGGNQQKVVLAKWIGIAPKVLILDEPTRGVDVGAKREIYQLMNELAERGVPIIMVSSDLPEVLGVSDRIIVMHEGKIAGQLSREEATQEKVMQLATGGN
- the coaD gene encoding pantetheine-phosphate adenylyltransferase, whose translation is MSTKIGLYTGSFDPVTNGHLDIIKRASHLCDQLYVGIFYNPTKEGFFKPEIRQLMLTQALETFSDVTVVMAENRLAVDVAKELQVTHLIRGLRNAADFDYEANLEYFNHMLAPTLETVYFISKNEWQPLSSSRVRELIHFQSSLEGLVPQSVIAQVEKMNENN